One Pseudomonas rhizophila DNA window includes the following coding sequences:
- a CDS encoding NAD(P)/FAD-dependent oxidoreductase has product MSAPVVIVGTGLAGYNLAREFRKLDSETPLLLISADDGRSYSKPMLSTGFGKNKDADGLSMAEPGAMAEQLNAEVRTHTRISGIDPGHKRLWIGEETVNYRDLILAWGAETVRVPVQGDASDLIFPINDLEDYARFRAAAAGKRRVLLLGAGLIGCEFANDLILGGYEVQLVAPCEQVMPTLLHPAAAAAVQAGLESLGARFHLGPVLNRLQRVADGLEAHLSDGQVIACDLVVSAIGLRPRIDLAAAAGLVVNRGVVVDRHLKTSHANIYALGDCAEVDGLNLLYVMPLMSCARALAQTLAGNPTAVRYGAMPITVKTPVCPLVVSPPPRGSEGVWSVEGQGSDIKALCRDANGNLLGYALTGAAVMEKLALNKELPALLA; this is encoded by the coding sequence ATGAGTGCACCTGTCGTCATCGTCGGTACGGGCCTTGCCGGTTACAACCTGGCCCGGGAGTTTCGCAAACTCGACAGCGAAACTCCGCTGCTGCTGATCAGCGCCGATGACGGTCGCTCCTACTCCAAGCCCATGCTCTCCACAGGCTTTGGCAAAAACAAAGACGCCGACGGCCTGAGCATGGCCGAGCCGGGCGCCATGGCCGAGCAACTGAACGCCGAAGTGCGCACCCACACCCGCATCAGCGGCATCGATCCGGGCCACAAACGCTTGTGGATCGGCGAAGAAACGGTGAACTACCGCGACCTGATCCTGGCCTGGGGCGCAGAAACCGTGCGCGTGCCGGTACAGGGTGATGCCTCGGACCTGATCTTCCCCATCAACGATCTGGAAGACTACGCACGCTTTCGCGCAGCGGCCGCCGGCAAGCGCCGGGTGCTCTTGCTCGGTGCCGGGCTGATTGGCTGCGAATTCGCCAACGACCTGATCCTGGGCGGTTACGAAGTGCAACTGGTCGCGCCGTGCGAGCAAGTCATGCCGACCCTGCTGCACCCTGCGGCCGCCGCTGCGGTACAGGCCGGGCTGGAAAGCCTCGGTGCGCGTTTCCACCTGGGGCCGGTGCTCAATCGCCTGCAACGGGTGGCCGACGGGCTGGAGGCGCACCTGTCCGACGGCCAGGTGATCGCCTGCGACCTGGTGGTCTCGGCCATCGGCCTGCGCCCCCGCATCGACCTGGCCGCCGCTGCCGGCCTGGTGGTCAATCGCGGCGTGGTGGTCGACCGCCACCTGAAAACCTCCCACGCCAACATCTACGCCCTGGGCGACTGCGCCGAGGTCGACGGCCTGAACCTGCTGTACGTCATGCCGCTGATGAGCTGCGCCCGCGCCCTGGCCCAAACCCTGGCCGGCAACCCGACCGCCGTGCGCTACGGTGCCATGCCAATTACCGTGAAAACCCCGGTGTGCCCACTGGTGGTTTCGCCACCACCGCGGGGCAGCGAAGGCGTGTGGAGCGTCGAAGGGCAGGGCAGTGACATCAAGGCCCTGTGCCGCGACGCCAACGGCAATCTGCTGGGTTACGCCCTGACCGGCGCGGCGGTGATGGAAAAACTGGCACTGAACAAAGAGCTTCCAGCGTTGCTGGCGTAA
- the phoB gene encoding phosphate regulon transcriptional regulator PhoB gives MVGRSILIVDDEAPIREMIAVALEMAGYDCMEAENSQQAHAIIVDRKPDLILLDWMLPGTSGIELARRLKRDELTGDIPIIMLTAKGEEDNKIQGLEVGADDYITKPFSPRELVARLKAVLRRAGPTDGEAPIEVGGLLLDPISHRVTIDGKPAEMGPTEYRLLQFFMTHQERAYTRGQLLDQVWGGNVYVEERTVDVHIRRLRKALGDAYENLVQTVRGTGYRFSTKA, from the coding sequence ATGGTTGGCAGGAGCATTCTGATCGTCGACGACGAAGCGCCCATCCGCGAGATGATCGCCGTTGCGTTGGAGATGGCCGGCTATGACTGCATGGAAGCAGAAAACTCCCAACAGGCCCACGCCATCATCGTCGACCGCAAGCCCGACTTGATTCTGCTGGACTGGATGCTTCCCGGTACGTCTGGCATTGAACTGGCGCGACGCCTCAAGCGCGATGAGCTGACCGGTGATATCCCGATCATCATGCTCACCGCCAAGGGCGAAGAAGACAACAAGATCCAGGGCCTGGAAGTCGGCGCCGACGACTACATCACCAAGCCGTTTTCCCCTCGGGAGCTGGTGGCACGCCTGAAGGCCGTGTTGCGGCGCGCCGGTCCGACCGATGGCGAGGCACCGATTGAAGTCGGCGGCCTGCTGCTGGACCCCATCAGCCACCGCGTGACCATCGACGGCAAACCCGCCGAGATGGGCCCGACCGAATACCGTCTGCTGCAATTTTTCATGACTCACCAGGAGCGCGCCTATACCCGTGGGCAGCTGCTGGACCAGGTCTGGGGCGGTAATGTTTATGTCGAGGAGCGCACCGTGGACGTGCACATTCGTCGCCTGCGCAAAGCCCTCGGCGATGCCTATGAGAATCTGGTACAAACTGTGCGCGGCACCGGTTACCGTTTTTCGACCAAGGCCTGA
- a CDS encoding chorismate--pyruvate lyase family protein gives MPHTNSIFPTLQWLPQPLLSPRPDACVLDWLFDEGSLTRRLTRLSDERFSVTPLFEGWQPLRADECAALDLAEGSEGWVREVYLRGHGEAWVFARSVAARSALQGDGLQMDELGSRSLGELLFCDQAFQRRAIEVCHYPEQWLPAEVRARELWGRRSRFDRGTLSVLVAEIFLPRLWTVARAYSENC, from the coding sequence GTGCCGCATACAAATTCGATATTTCCTACACTCCAATGGTTGCCCCAGCCCCTGCTGTCGCCTCGCCCTGACGCCTGTGTGCTCGACTGGCTGTTCGACGAAGGGTCCCTGACCCGGCGCCTGACGCGGCTGTCGGATGAGCGTTTCAGCGTGACGCCGCTGTTCGAAGGTTGGCAACCCTTGCGTGCCGATGAATGTGCCGCGCTGGATCTGGCCGAGGGCAGCGAAGGCTGGGTACGCGAGGTGTATCTGCGCGGCCATGGCGAGGCCTGGGTGTTTGCCCGCAGTGTGGCGGCGCGTAGCGCGTTGCAGGGCGACGGTTTGCAGATGGACGAGCTGGGCAGTCGCTCTCTGGGCGAGTTGCTGTTTTGCGACCAGGCGTTCCAGCGCCGGGCCATCGAGGTTTGCCATTACCCCGAACAATGGTTGCCGGCTGAGGTGCGCGCTCGTGAACTGTGGGGCCGCCGTTCGCGTTTTGATCGCGGAACGTTGAGTGTGCTGGTGGCGGAAATTTTCCTGCCGCGCCTGTGGACCGTCGCCCGCGCCTATTCGGAGAACTGCTGA
- a CDS encoding rubredoxin — protein MKKWQCIVCGLIYDEALGWPDDGIAPGTAWQDVPEDWLCPDCGVGKSDFEMIAI, from the coding sequence ATGAAAAAGTGGCAATGTATTGTCTGCGGCCTGATCTACGATGAAGCCCTTGGCTGGCCGGATGACGGCATCGCGCCCGGCACTGCCTGGCAAGACGTACCCGAAGACTGGCTCTGCCCGGACTGCGGCGTGGGTAAATCGGATTTCGAAATGATCGCTATCTGA
- a CDS encoding DEAD/DEAH box helicase, protein MRDTFPVEHGLSASVADGLVYRSEGAISLTDVQYLALESGVAHGQSMLVVSPTSTGKTQIGLWAIAEGLLAGNKTVYLVTHRALAKQKFEDFKTLLLDRYLEGDGASIVIATGDYVEDATGQYSATPLSAPLVIATYEKYLALLSASGVPKSMQNTIVVCDEIQLMGDENRGQNVEVLLTLMRNAGWKQFVGLSAVLKSKDAQDLANWLRVQLIFEQKREKHLRYECWIGDQIYSVSSAKPDVMESDKRLPAGVKAETISALTYLLKQDNPPLPIIVFCMKKQDTYDLAEAFVASYHKGKQGQLSLEFDTLPETSANTMLAKILDLRVASHNADLTDEERGVVERYLSENKLDVVFATSTLAAGVNFPLGAAVFANWERWDGQQRQYVAIDSAEFHNMSGRVGRMGFEHAEGRVIYFGTGPQRALATSYLSIEQLPEIKARIVPARFGQLSLQLISSGLCNNRAELEELVCTTFSALKEEDNNLTAFKTWPSKVGLALAGLIDAGFVVETSGGDLSPTPVGRAVGFSGLLPETGVFLINFLSRKSLYLAELIGHLESTDLKSRLEMLIFSACLSSPEFRPRNGVKPTRFLPYQLKDPIYDAQHLADDLMESIWQVDPAPTNAAWLCQKWTSGVEIRAIEREVKSLSAGAVKEMNRNLSWVLQGLAGIAMSAADKRVPPLLRPPQLRAEDTLLRAISKLTRYIRRLAYRVQEGLPDDILWMTGVSAAGSALKLYRHEMLLLKHHGVTTPQLLMLGSPEANSARILAFVKSKPNAQAKANWVRDACRDWKVDQRKRMSVRHLKRASRCESKVLIENYYEAKGDAFEVAFEQVLVQLGVAFEKLDDKTKTGAPDYLVKFFDSPSVVVELKSKEGDKLVDYNKAVEVLAASEIHSFRDCFCVTLCHPGVDPSVPQQIASCGRLSVVESGDLGEALLRLCEGSLTQQQVWQWLCTPGQAVAEDLPFRLYN, encoded by the coding sequence ATGAGGGATACCTTTCCAGTAGAACACGGTCTGTCCGCATCTGTGGCCGATGGGTTGGTCTACCGATCCGAGGGGGCGATTTCCCTCACTGATGTTCAGTACCTCGCGTTGGAGTCTGGCGTGGCGCATGGACAAAGCATGCTGGTGGTTTCCCCTACCTCCACGGGAAAGACTCAAATTGGGCTCTGGGCTATTGCTGAAGGGCTGCTCGCTGGGAATAAAACAGTTTATTTGGTGACCCATCGCGCACTGGCCAAGCAGAAATTTGAAGACTTCAAAACGTTGTTGTTGGACAGATATTTGGAGGGCGATGGTGCTTCCATAGTTATTGCCACGGGGGACTATGTCGAAGATGCCACGGGACAGTATTCTGCGACTCCTCTAAGTGCTCCTCTGGTAATTGCTACATATGAAAAATATTTAGCGCTACTGTCGGCATCTGGGGTGCCGAAAAGCATGCAAAATACGATTGTCGTGTGCGATGAAATTCAACTGATGGGAGACGAAAACCGCGGGCAAAATGTTGAAGTCCTTTTAACACTTATGCGGAACGCGGGTTGGAAACAGTTTGTAGGATTGTCAGCAGTGTTAAAAAGCAAGGACGCCCAGGACTTAGCGAACTGGCTGCGGGTTCAGCTTATTTTCGAGCAAAAGCGCGAGAAACATTTACGGTATGAATGCTGGATTGGCGATCAGATCTATTCAGTAAGCAGTGCGAAACCTGATGTGATGGAATCGGACAAGCGACTGCCTGCTGGAGTTAAAGCGGAAACGATTTCAGCTTTAACATATCTGCTTAAGCAAGATAACCCACCACTCCCAATCATAGTTTTTTGCATGAAAAAGCAAGATACTTATGATCTTGCTGAGGCTTTTGTAGCTTCGTACCACAAGGGTAAGCAAGGACAGTTGTCGTTAGAGTTCGATACCTTGCCTGAAACTTCAGCTAACACGATGCTGGCGAAGATACTGGATCTCCGAGTTGCGAGTCATAATGCGGACTTGACTGACGAAGAGCGAGGAGTAGTGGAGCGTTACTTGTCAGAAAATAAGCTGGATGTTGTATTTGCTACAAGTACTTTAGCAGCAGGTGTGAATTTCCCTCTAGGGGCAGCAGTATTTGCCAATTGGGAGCGTTGGGACGGCCAGCAAAGGCAGTATGTCGCAATAGATAGCGCAGAGTTCCACAACATGTCCGGGCGGGTCGGGCGTATGGGGTTTGAACATGCAGAAGGGCGTGTAATATATTTTGGTACCGGGCCGCAACGCGCATTAGCTACAAGTTATCTATCAATAGAGCAGCTTCCTGAAATCAAAGCGCGGATTGTGCCTGCTAGGTTCGGTCAGCTTTCACTGCAACTGATATCTTCAGGGTTGTGCAACAACAGAGCCGAGCTTGAAGAGCTTGTTTGCACAACGTTCAGTGCGTTAAAGGAAGAAGATAACAACTTAACTGCATTTAAGACGTGGCCGAGTAAAGTCGGTCTTGCTCTGGCCGGGTTGATTGATGCTGGCTTCGTCGTTGAAACATCTGGTGGGGACCTAAGCCCTACGCCTGTGGGGCGAGCGGTCGGGTTCAGTGGTTTGCTACCTGAAACTGGGGTGTTTTTAATCAACTTTCTGTCTAGGAAATCACTTTATTTGGCAGAGCTCATTGGGCATCTTGAATCGACGGATCTCAAGTCCAGGCTAGAGATGCTTATCTTTTCCGCATGCTTATCCAGCCCTGAGTTTCGTCCGAGAAATGGAGTTAAACCTACTCGGTTCCTGCCTTATCAGTTGAAAGATCCAATTTATGATGCGCAGCACCTCGCGGATGACCTAATGGAATCAATTTGGCAAGTTGATCCAGCACCTACTAATGCGGCATGGTTGTGCCAGAAATGGACTAGCGGTGTTGAGATTAGGGCAATCGAGCGTGAAGTTAAATCTCTGAGTGCTGGCGCTGTCAAAGAAATGAACAGAAACCTATCCTGGGTCCTACAGGGATTAGCTGGGATAGCTATGTCCGCCGCCGATAAGCGCGTGCCGCCACTTCTTCGTCCGCCACAATTAAGAGCGGAAGATACTTTACTGCGCGCTATATCTAAGCTGACGCGCTACATTCGAAGATTAGCATACAGAGTCCAAGAGGGATTGCCGGACGACATTCTCTGGATGACAGGCGTATCTGCGGCGGGTAGTGCTTTAAAGCTGTATAGGCATGAAATGTTGCTCTTGAAGCACCATGGAGTCACAACGCCGCAATTGCTTATGCTTGGCAGTCCTGAGGCGAATTCAGCAAGAATTTTAGCTTTTGTAAAATCTAAGCCTAATGCGCAAGCTAAAGCAAATTGGGTACGAGACGCTTGTCGAGATTGGAAAGTTGACCAGCGGAAGCGAATGTCTGTTAGGCATCTAAAACGAGCTAGCAGATGCGAGAGCAAGGTTCTAATTGAGAACTATTATGAAGCAAAAGGTGATGCGTTTGAAGTGGCGTTCGAACAGGTGCTTGTTCAGCTAGGTGTAGCGTTTGAGAAATTAGATGACAAAACAAAAACTGGAGCGCCCGACTATCTAGTCAAATTCTTCGATTCGCCTTCGGTTGTGGTCGAGCTAAAATCTAAAGAGGGAGATAAGCTTGTCGATTACAATAAAGCGGTAGAGGTTTTGGCGGCCTCCGAAATTCATAGCTTTAGAGATTGTTTTTGCGTGACTCTTTGCCATCCCGGAGTAGATCCGAGTGTGCCACAACAAATTGCATCCTGTGGCCGGTTAAGCGTAGTTGAAAGCGGGGATTTGGGTGAGGCTCTATTGCGATTGTGCGAGGGAAGCCTAACACAACAACAAGTGTGGCAGTGGCTATGCACTCCTGGGCAAGCCGTCGCAGAAGACCTGCCATTTCGTTTGTATAATTGA
- the ubiA gene encoding 4-hydroxybenzoate octaprenyltransferase, which yields MYVQLLKSLNRLNPRAWDFVQLTRLDKPIGIYLLLWPTLWALWIAGEGSPSLANIVIFVLGVVLTRAGGCVINDWADRKVDGHVKRTEQRPLVSGKISSKEALVFFAVLMSVSFLLVLCTNAPTILLSLGGLALAFSYPFMKRYTYYPQVVLGAAFSWGMPMAFTAETGNLPAAAWLLYIANLLWTVGYDTYYAMTDRDDDLRIGVKSTAILFGDADRVIILTLQGLALGCLLLAGSKFQLGGWFHLGLVAAAGCFAWEFWYTRSRDRMRCFKAFLHNHWAGLAIFVGIVLDYALR from the coding sequence ATGTACGTGCAACTGCTCAAATCCTTGAACCGCCTGAACCCGCGGGCGTGGGACTTCGTGCAACTGACGCGCCTGGACAAGCCCATCGGCATCTATCTGCTGTTATGGCCGACGTTGTGGGCTTTGTGGATTGCCGGGGAAGGTTCGCCGTCCCTGGCCAACATCGTGATTTTCGTGCTTGGCGTGGTTCTGACTCGCGCCGGTGGTTGTGTGATCAACGACTGGGCCGACCGCAAGGTGGACGGCCACGTCAAACGCACCGAACAGCGCCCGCTGGTGAGCGGCAAGATCAGTTCGAAAGAGGCGCTGGTGTTCTTCGCGGTGCTGATGAGCGTGAGCTTCCTGCTGGTGCTGTGCACCAATGCACCGACCATCTTGCTGTCCCTCGGCGGGCTGGCGCTGGCGTTCAGTTACCCGTTCATGAAGCGCTACACCTACTATCCGCAAGTGGTGCTGGGGGCAGCGTTCTCCTGGGGCATGCCGATGGCGTTCACTGCCGAAACCGGGAATTTGCCGGCGGCGGCCTGGCTGCTGTACATCGCCAACCTGCTGTGGACGGTGGGCTACGACACCTATTACGCGATGACTGACCGGGACGATGACTTGCGGATCGGCGTCAAGTCCACGGCCATTCTGTTTGGCGATGCCGACCGCGTGATCATCCTGACGCTGCAGGGCTTGGCCTTGGGTTGTCTGCTGCTGGCCGGGTCGAAATTCCAGTTGGGCGGCTGGTTCCACTTGGGGCTTGTGGCCGCTGCCGGGTGTTTTGCCTGGGAATTCTGGTACACCCGCAGCAGGGACCGGATGCGCTGCTTCAAGGCGTTTTTGCACAACCACTGGGCCGGGTTGGCGATTTTCGTGGGGATTGTGCTGGATTACGCGTTGCGGTGA
- a CDS encoding DUF262 domain-containing protein, with product MLTEEILNAQRQVRTDAYQMSIGEIVGMYDNKEIIIDPEFQRLFRWDIGQKSKLIESLLLGIPLPSIFVFERDDGAWELIDGLQRISSILEFMGRLRHPDDGLLAPSVLEATKYLPSLHNVVWETSDLADLPAVDQQPLDKTQQLAIRRARLGVEILKRPSDDQTKYDLFQRLNAGGTQANAQELRNCIMLMINRDYFRSVKASAEQDAFRSVVSVSDEQAEKQRHMELAVRFLVHTQVPYDGRLDVEEYIDEGIVTLAQNGDPADAALLINQTFQLLYEVAGNSALRRFQNGAHGGKVGLVGLEGIAVGVAKNLHAILALGPVASRDFVRERIENFWIQPATATFTSLGLRGTVRIQRTVPFGEAWFRP from the coding sequence ATGCTTACTGAAGAGATTCTCAACGCTCAGCGCCAAGTTCGGACTGACGCGTACCAAATGTCGATTGGCGAAATTGTAGGCATGTATGACAACAAAGAAATCATCATTGACCCAGAGTTTCAGCGCCTTTTCCGGTGGGACATCGGTCAGAAGTCAAAGCTGATTGAATCGTTGTTGCTTGGAATCCCGTTACCATCGATCTTCGTTTTCGAGCGGGACGATGGGGCTTGGGAGCTAATCGACGGTCTCCAGCGGATATCGTCAATCCTTGAATTCATGGGGCGCTTACGGCACCCAGACGATGGGTTGCTGGCGCCGTCCGTCTTAGAAGCCACTAAATATCTGCCCTCATTGCATAACGTGGTCTGGGAGACTTCCGACCTCGCTGACCTTCCAGCAGTGGACCAGCAGCCTCTCGACAAAACGCAACAGTTAGCCATCCGCCGAGCTCGACTCGGCGTCGAAATATTGAAACGCCCTAGCGATGACCAGACCAAGTACGATCTATTCCAGAGGCTGAATGCCGGAGGCACCCAAGCAAACGCTCAGGAACTTCGGAACTGCATAATGCTGATGATCAACCGTGACTACTTCCGGTCTGTGAAGGCCTCGGCGGAGCAGGACGCCTTTAGAAGTGTGGTATCTGTCAGCGATGAGCAGGCTGAAAAGCAAAGACATATGGAGTTGGCCGTACGGTTCTTAGTCCATACCCAGGTGCCGTACGATGGCCGTCTTGATGTTGAGGAATATATCGACGAGGGAATCGTGACCCTAGCGCAGAACGGAGATCCCGCGGACGCAGCATTGCTTATCAATCAAACGTTCCAGCTCCTTTACGAAGTTGCTGGAAATAGCGCCCTTCGACGCTTTCAAAATGGCGCACATGGCGGAAAAGTAGGCCTTGTCGGTCTAGAAGGGATAGCCGTAGGTGTAGCTAAAAATCTTCACGCGATCCTTGCTCTCGGTCCTGTGGCATCTCGAGATTTTGTAAGAGAGCGAATAGAAAACTTCTGGATACAGCCGGCGACCGCGACCTTCACGTCACTCGGCCTCCGCGGGACAGTTCGTATTCAGCGTACCGTTCCATTCGGAGAGGCATGGTTCCGTCCATGA
- a CDS encoding HU family DNA-binding protein, translating into MRKPELAAAIAEKADLTKEQANRVLNAVLEEITGALHRKDSVTLVGFGTFLQRHRGARTGKNPQTGEPVKIKASNTVAFKPGKMLKASVNP; encoded by the coding sequence ATGCGTAAACCAGAACTCGCCGCCGCCATCGCGGAAAAGGCTGACCTCACTAAAGAGCAAGCCAACCGCGTCCTCAACGCCGTTCTCGAAGAAATCACCGGCGCCCTGCACCGCAAGGACAGCGTCACCCTGGTAGGCTTCGGCACCTTCCTGCAGCGCCACCGCGGCGCGCGTACCGGCAAAAACCCACAGACCGGTGAGCCGGTGAAGATCAAGGCCAGCAACACCGTCGCCTTCAAGCCGGGCAAAATGTTGAAGGCCAGCGTCAATCCATAA
- a CDS encoding MAE_28990/MAE_18760 family HEPN-like nuclease, which produces MSKPYTEANFSEQITEDRNWRIKEISDLKTAIRRGDEGVRRVLLRALVAICYAHWEGYVRFSAKKYLEHVALRKFQYGELNTQFFRNYFLPRLAALSTSKASIAERSALVDEILNSADQRFTRVNDDLINTKANLNSEVLTDICLVCGVPPEPFAEKATFIDVVLLKRRNAIAHGENTLVALADLDEITNESIGLMRAFGDALENHVVLQTYKAV; this is translated from the coding sequence ATGAGCAAACCCTATACCGAGGCTAACTTCTCCGAGCAAATAACAGAAGACCGCAACTGGCGTATCAAAGAAATCTCCGACCTAAAGACGGCAATCAGGCGAGGTGACGAGGGCGTACGTAGGGTACTGCTACGAGCCCTAGTTGCCATTTGTTACGCTCACTGGGAAGGCTACGTTAGGTTTTCTGCAAAGAAATACCTAGAGCATGTGGCGTTAAGAAAATTCCAATACGGTGAACTTAATACGCAATTCTTCCGTAACTACTTTCTGCCGAGATTAGCCGCCCTCTCTACGTCGAAAGCTAGCATCGCAGAGCGAAGTGCCTTAGTTGATGAGATTTTGAACTCTGCGGATCAACGCTTCACCAGGGTGAACGACGACCTAATCAATACAAAAGCGAACCTTAATTCTGAAGTGCTTACAGATATATGCTTAGTATGTGGAGTCCCTCCTGAGCCATTTGCAGAAAAAGCTACCTTCATAGACGTTGTTCTCCTTAAGCGAAGGAATGCCATTGCCCACGGTGAAAATACCTTAGTGGCACTCGCTGACCTCGACGAAATCACCAACGAGTCCATTGGGCTAATGCGAGCATTCGGTGACGCTTTAGAAAATCATGTGGTACTGCAAACTTATAAAGCTGTTTAG